Proteins encoded together in one Planctopirus ephydatiae window:
- a CDS encoding methyltransferase: protein MAVKDALRFPPTDVTPIFDLFRGNFATELLAASVAHLHVFDVLNERPLSFDELQSRLALSERATQVLVTGLCAMQLLTRRLNGGIDLTPLARNHLVSTSQFSVGGYISLAAQSAGTLALVERLKSDRPEGAESAQGAAFIFREGSESAMDREDSARFLTLSLAGRAWNVAPRFADVLPAGQPGKVLKDNSGSSGRVLLDVAGGSGIYTMAVLQKHPTWRGIIFDRPEVLKTAAELADETGVRDRLVFHAGDMWADPFPPADDILLSNVLHDWDRPQCARLVAKATSGLPEGGRLLIHDVLLNSDLTGPLEIALYSLALFSLTEGRAYSLAEYRGWIAGADLRYVDCIPTAAHGHLILSEKV, encoded by the coding sequence ATGGCAGTGAAAGATGCACTACGGTTTCCACCGACAGATGTCACGCCGATTTTTGACCTCTTTCGAGGCAACTTCGCGACAGAACTTCTGGCAGCTTCCGTCGCCCATTTGCACGTATTCGACGTTTTGAACGAGCGTCCTCTGTCGTTTGACGAATTGCAGAGCCGCCTGGCTCTGTCCGAGCGAGCCACACAAGTCCTTGTCACCGGCCTTTGTGCCATGCAACTGCTCACCAGACGCCTCAATGGCGGTATCGACTTGACACCTCTGGCCAGAAATCATCTGGTCTCCACCAGCCAATTCAGCGTAGGTGGCTACATTTCGCTGGCCGCACAATCGGCTGGCACACTGGCACTGGTCGAGAGATTGAAGTCCGACCGGCCTGAAGGAGCGGAGAGCGCGCAGGGGGCCGCTTTTATTTTTCGTGAGGGTTCCGAATCGGCCATGGATCGTGAAGACTCCGCCCGGTTTTTGACGTTGTCTCTGGCCGGCCGGGCGTGGAACGTAGCTCCCCGGTTTGCCGATGTCCTTCCCGCAGGCCAACCTGGAAAAGTTCTCAAAGACAATTCTGGCAGTTCTGGTCGAGTTCTGCTGGATGTCGCTGGCGGCAGTGGGATATACACTATGGCAGTCCTGCAGAAGCACCCCACCTGGAGAGGCATCATTTTTGATCGCCCGGAAGTGCTGAAAACCGCCGCTGAGTTAGCTGACGAAACAGGGGTTCGCGATCGATTGGTATTCCATGCAGGGGATATGTGGGCCGATCCCTTCCCACCAGCCGACGACATCTTGCTCTCGAACGTGCTGCATGATTGGGATCGCCCCCAGTGTGCTCGCCTGGTGGCGAAGGCCACTTCCGGATTGCCGGAAGGTGGCCGCCTGCTGATTCATGATGTGCTGTTAAACAGCGATTTGACGGGCCCGCTGGAAATTGCCCTCTATTCGCTGGCTCTTTTTTCACTGACTGAAGGACGGGCCTACAGTCTGGCAGAGTATCGCGGCTGGATCGCAGGGGCCGATTTAAGATACGTGGATTGCATTCCGACAGCAGCACATGGCCACTTGATTCTGTCGGAGAAGGTTTGA
- a CDS encoding DUF1501 domain-containing protein gives MLVIPGQPGKDMCDPHLGVSRRALLRVGGTGLFGLSLGQMLGLKAQANDSALATGGPGWNKAKSIILVYLQGGPSHLDLWDPKENVPDNVRSAFAPISTKLPGVKFTEILPKLAQVNDKFTLIRSMSYTPNGLFNHTAAIYQMMTGYTTDKVSPSGQLEPPSPKDFPNFGSNIIRLKPPKEQMLPFVMLPRPLQESNVVGKGGTAGFLGKAYDPYTLYPDGDDMDMAKMERIRIDDLQLRPEVYATRLERRARLREQINSLMPRMDEAVADYKLGEYYDQALGLIISGRAREAFAISTEDDTTRDLYGRNTFGQSLLLARRLVEAGTRVVEVVWPKVANSDNHSWDHHVGLTDRMKKQSGPMFDAGLSGLITDLDQRGLLNETLVVAVGEFGRSPQKGVSTSGNGNSADGRDHWPYCYTAMVAGAGITPGAVYGESDKTASAPSKSPVHPAELLATIYHSFGIHPETIVYNHLNQPRELVKAQAITSLFV, from the coding sequence ATGTTAGTTATCCCCGGTCAACCTGGAAAAGATATGTGCGATCCCCATCTCGGCGTATCGCGACGAGCTCTGCTGCGTGTGGGTGGTACTGGCCTGTTCGGACTATCACTTGGTCAGATGCTGGGCCTCAAGGCACAGGCGAATGATTCGGCTCTCGCCACCGGTGGTCCGGGCTGGAACAAAGCGAAAAGCATTATCCTGGTCTATCTTCAAGGGGGCCCGAGTCATCTTGACCTGTGGGATCCCAAGGAGAATGTTCCCGACAATGTCCGCAGCGCGTTTGCTCCCATTTCGACCAAACTGCCGGGCGTCAAATTCACCGAGATTCTGCCCAAACTGGCCCAGGTGAACGACAAATTCACATTGATCCGGTCGATGAGCTATACGCCCAATGGCCTCTTCAACCACACGGCCGCCATTTATCAGATGATGACTGGCTACACGACAGATAAAGTCAGTCCTTCAGGCCAGTTGGAACCTCCTTCACCCAAGGATTTTCCTAACTTTGGTTCGAACATCATCCGCTTGAAGCCACCCAAGGAGCAGATGCTTCCCTTCGTCATGCTCCCGAGGCCACTTCAGGAAAGTAACGTTGTCGGCAAAGGAGGAACGGCTGGCTTCTTAGGCAAAGCCTACGATCCGTACACGCTCTATCCCGATGGCGACGATATGGATATGGCCAAGATGGAACGCATTCGTATTGACGACCTCCAATTGCGGCCCGAAGTTTATGCGACACGTCTCGAACGGCGGGCACGCCTCCGTGAACAGATCAATTCACTGATGCCCCGCATGGATGAAGCCGTTGCCGACTACAAGCTGGGTGAATACTACGATCAGGCTCTCGGTCTGATTATTTCCGGCCGAGCCCGGGAAGCATTCGCTATTTCCACCGAAGACGATACCACCCGCGATCTGTATGGCCGCAACACCTTTGGTCAAAGCCTCCTGCTGGCTCGCCGTCTGGTTGAAGCCGGAACCCGTGTGGTCGAAGTGGTCTGGCCGAAAGTGGCGAACAGCGACAATCACTCGTGGGATCATCACGTGGGTTTGACAGATCGCATGAAGAAACAGTCTGGCCCCATGTTCGATGCCGGTCTGTCAGGTCTCATTACCGATCTCGATCAGCGGGGATTGCTCAACGAAACTCTCGTGGTCGCTGTGGGTGAGTTCGGTCGCAGCCCGCAAAAGGGCGTCAGCACGTCCGGTAACGGTAACAGTGCTGATGGTCGCGATCACTGGCCTTATTGCTACACCGCCATGGTGGCTGGTGCCGGCATTACGCCAGGAGCCGTTTATGGCGAAAGTGACAAAACGGCCTCAGCCCCCAGCAAGTCGCCCGTTCATCCGGCGGAACTTCTGGCCACGATCTACCACTCGTTTGGCATCCATCCCGAAACGATCGTCTACAATCACCTGAACCAGCCACGAGAGTTGGTCAAGGCCCAGGCCATTACCTCACTCTTCGTGTAA
- a CDS encoding alkaline phosphatase family protein, protein MPQPLVIINVVGLTYEQLGQHTPHLTALAKAGTAAPASGVFPAVTCTAQASMLTGTTATQHGIVGNGWYFRDTSEVRLWLQSNRLVQGTKLYEQLTSIDPGLTTAKMFWWYNMYAPVAFSMTPRPSYPADGRKIFDSYSYPTELRDVLQSKLGVFPLQSFWGPMAGIESSRWIATASIEVMKSYRPSLTLVYLPHLDYDLQRYGPHDPRIQKALQEVDLEAGRVIEAARDSGAEILVVSEYGITEVLKPVHINRVLREAGLLVARREPLGYETLDCGASRAFAVSDHQVAHVYIQDASDIPRVKKLLEQTEGIERVLDEAGKVELGIAHERAGELVAIAAPQAWFTYYFWLDDHLAPDYARTIDIHRKPGYDPTELLLDPQLKFPKLRIIRRLLQKKLGFRYYMDVIGLDASIVKGSHGRLATKGREPAEGPVMIASRPDIRSENWSLLDVPQIARALMGL, encoded by the coding sequence ATGCCTCAGCCGCTGGTGATCATCAATGTGGTGGGTCTGACATACGAACAGCTGGGTCAGCACACGCCCCATCTCACGGCACTTGCCAAAGCCGGCACAGCAGCGCCCGCCAGCGGAGTTTTTCCAGCAGTCACCTGCACGGCACAGGCCTCGATGCTCACAGGTACAACTGCGACACAGCATGGTATTGTCGGCAATGGATGGTACTTTCGTGACACCAGTGAAGTACGCCTCTGGCTGCAATCGAATCGATTGGTACAAGGGACAAAACTTTACGAGCAGTTGACGTCGATTGATCCGGGCCTGACCACTGCCAAAATGTTCTGGTGGTACAACATGTATGCGCCCGTCGCCTTCTCGATGACTCCCCGGCCCAGTTACCCAGCCGATGGTCGCAAAATCTTCGATTCCTATTCATATCCCACGGAACTGCGCGATGTTCTCCAGAGCAAACTGGGGGTCTTCCCTTTGCAGTCCTTCTGGGGGCCGATGGCGGGAATCGAAAGTTCCCGCTGGATTGCCACAGCCTCCATCGAAGTGATGAAGAGTTATCGACCGTCACTGACATTGGTTTATCTGCCCCATCTGGATTACGACCTCCAGCGATATGGCCCGCACGATCCTCGCATTCAGAAAGCTTTGCAAGAAGTCGACCTCGAAGCGGGACGTGTCATCGAGGCTGCCCGAGATTCTGGTGCCGAAATTCTGGTTGTCTCGGAATACGGCATTACGGAAGTCTTGAAACCTGTGCACATCAATCGTGTGCTCCGAGAGGCTGGCCTGCTGGTCGCTCGCCGCGAGCCATTAGGTTATGAAACACTCGATTGTGGCGCTTCCCGGGCATTTGCTGTCAGTGATCATCAGGTGGCCCACGTCTACATTCAAGACGCGTCGGATATCCCGAGAGTCAAGAAACTTCTGGAGCAGACTGAAGGCATTGAGCGCGTGTTGGACGAAGCGGGCAAAGTCGAGTTGGGAATTGCTCACGAACGAGCCGGCGAACTGGTGGCCATTGCCGCACCGCAGGCGTGGTTCACGTACTATTTCTGGCTCGATGATCATCTGGCACCGGACTACGCCCGCACGATCGACATCCATCGGAAACCTGGCTACGACCCCACCGAACTGCTGCTCGATCCGCAACTAAAGTTCCCGAAGTTGCGCATCATCCGGCGTCTGCTCCAGAAAAAACTGGGCTTTCGTTACTACATGGACGTGATCGGACTGGATGCCTCCATCGTTAAGGGTTCGCATGGAAGACTCGCGACGAAAGGCCGCGAACCTGCGGAAGGGCCGGTCATGATCGCTTCCCGACCAGACATTCGCTCTGAGAACTGGAGTCTGCTCGATGTCCCTCAAATTGCCAGAGCCTTGATGGGCTTGTAA
- a CDS encoding alpha/beta fold hydrolase, protein MPYFETTAGRVFAVVQGEGPPVVLLHGFPLTHRMWREQMVPLSANHQLIVPDFPGFGQTPLAKDSLSIDDYAIVTFALLDVIAPQQPVHVAGLSMGGYIAMGMLRQAADRIRSLALLNTKREADSAEAAQKRLAMADKLLVEGSRVAAEAMMPMVMAPDVNEDRPALFDFVRDLMISQAARGLAVAQRAMASRPDSTDLLAKCAVPVLVVAGSEDKITPPQGMAEMARDIPGSHFVTIADSGHLSPLENPVAVNEALISHFQRYP, encoded by the coding sequence ATGCCCTATTTTGAAACAACTGCCGGTCGAGTCTTTGCTGTCGTTCAAGGTGAAGGGCCGCCCGTTGTTCTGCTGCACGGCTTCCCTTTGACTCATCGCATGTGGCGCGAGCAGATGGTGCCGCTTTCAGCGAATCATCAGTTGATCGTCCCCGATTTTCCCGGCTTCGGGCAGACACCGCTGGCGAAAGACAGCCTGTCGATCGATGACTATGCGATCGTCACCTTTGCCCTTCTGGATGTCATTGCCCCGCAGCAACCTGTTCATGTGGCGGGTCTCTCCATGGGAGGGTACATCGCCATGGGGATGTTGCGCCAGGCGGCTGATCGAATCCGTTCGCTGGCACTGCTCAATACGAAACGTGAAGCCGATTCCGCCGAAGCTGCCCAGAAGCGGTTGGCCATGGCTGATAAACTGCTGGTCGAAGGCAGCCGGGTGGCTGCCGAAGCCATGATGCCCATGGTGATGGCACCAGATGTCAACGAAGACCGGCCCGCCCTTTTCGACTTTGTGCGTGATCTCATGATCTCACAGGCAGCCCGTGGCCTGGCAGTCGCCCAGCGGGCCATGGCCAGCCGGCCAGACTCGACAGATCTATTAGCCAAGTGCGCCGTTCCTGTGCTCGTCGTGGCAGGTTCTGAAGACAAAATCACACCACCACAGGGGATGGCCGAGATGGCTCGCGATATTCCCGGCTCACACTTCGTCACAATTGCTGATTCCGGGCATCTCTCTCCACTGGAAAACCCCGTGGCTGTGAATGAAGCACTGATCAGCCACTTTCAAAGATATCCGTAA
- a CDS encoding DUF1549 domain-containing protein: MLTDEAYECKSRDEHHEAQGNGFWLQSPLQQLLTAPFGSGCAMPQPSCLFGQSFPSLVDLLSSVRNLLCRATFAILMAASSLGLASSWAEDQPKEGAETKPVSFHSQIKPLLQSRCSGCHQAAKSQGEYILTDFASMMKPGETGTPSIVPGKPEASYLISQIQRNDKGQAEMPKGLPALSQVEIELMSRWIREGAKDDSPPAELRIFDQEHPPVYSRLPLITSLDYSKDGKLLAVAGFHEALILDSTTGAVVARLIGQSERIETVRFSPDGTRVLIVGGNPGRTGEFQIWKTSDWSLETSATVTFDTIYGGSWSPDGKLVALGGADNSVRAFNAATGEQVLFQGAHSDWVRDTVFSKDGSHLISVGRDMTTKLTEVATQRFVDNVTSITPGALKGGIQAIARHPERDEIIVGGSDGIARVYRVFRVTNRVIGDDANLIRHMPALPGRIFSVAVSPDGQRFAAASSLDGQGHWAIYDFTFDTSLPDDIKAINQKVVTSRSAEEKEKLEKYLTLNTKVLAQGSMPESSLYSLAFSPDGQTLAIGGADGLLRQMNATNGEQAKSFPVVNLAQNDQTASTGASPKKVAPAATSSPQGPSSQESLPSGRTIVSLSMAPENLEFTSRFSSVQLLVFAKLDNGDVIDGTRLVKYSTSQAPFVVVSPTGLVEPRETGAGELVIQWGELSVKTSVKAYWPAQESPVDFVRDVNPVLSKLGCNQGTCHGAAQGKNGFKLSLRGYDPLFDLRGFTDDLAGRRINLASPQDSLMLLKPTMVTPHVGGHLLNRDEIYYSIIESWIAQGAKLNLSTPRVTSISLEPENPIIQKVGGQQQFRVMATYADGARRDVTRESYIETGNMEVATASRSGLLTSLRRGEAPILARFEGAYAATTLTVMGDRTGFVWQTPESWSRIDELVANKWERMKIQPSGLCSDSEFLRRVYLDLTGLPPTADKVRSFLADPRPTRVKRDEVVDQLVGSPDYVEFWTNKWADLLQVNRKFLGAEGAAAYRQWIREQVAGNLPYDEFARRVLTAQGSNKDQPAASYFKILRTPEDAMENTTHLFLAIRFNCNKCHDHPFEKWTQDQYYETAAYFAQIDRERDPASGDRRIGGTAVEGATPLYEIIKDKSSGDVIHDRTKAVAPPRFPYEVNASLPEQASRREQLAGWMTSTDNRYFAKSYVNRLWGYMLGVGIIEPIDDIRAGNPPSNPELLDELTREFLTHGFDTQHMMRLICKSRTYQLSVDANKWNEDDKINYSHAMARRLPAEVLYDSIFRGTGAVSKFPGVPAGARAASLPDSGVELPSGFLNTFGRPTRESACECERSSGLQLGPVMALISGPTVAEAVEDPANELAKLTQQITDDKQLINEIFLRMVGRPATDAEVNAAVESMNQIAGDHRKVETLYQQREAQWKEIFARLEAQRLERLALAEKELQSFEVEFLPKRMQEEQQRQQSLAQQQEASQKRREELKETLVKDWKSPVPTEQLSSAWHTVIPKEAKSSLNATLTIQPDQSILAESKPGNNHLYTIVAETQVRGITGFRLEALTDVRLPARGPGLAPSGNFVLTEIEVEAAPLEKPKQKKKLKLKRAVADFSQENYAVETAFDGKRNPNNNGWAVDPKVGQTHWATFEFEEPVDFEAGTQLTFLLDQRYTDGKHALGRFRISLTTASVPLQVGLPPLVEMAVLNPEARTPEMQAAFEEFIIAQDEALRKIEVEIVRLSSPLPPDPKHVALQEAVATAKQPIPEDRLLVARRTDKDMSTKQLENLRLTMVQDVAWALINSPEFLFNH, encoded by the coding sequence GTGCTGACGGATGAAGCTTACGAGTGCAAATCGCGCGACGAGCATCATGAGGCTCAAGGGAACGGTTTCTGGTTGCAGTCTCCACTGCAACAATTGTTGACCGCTCCTTTCGGTTCCGGATGTGCCATGCCTCAACCCTCCTGCCTTTTTGGACAATCGTTCCCATCCCTTGTGGATCTGTTGTCTTCTGTTCGCAATCTTCTCTGTCGCGCCACGTTCGCCATCCTGATGGCTGCCAGCAGCCTCGGACTTGCCTCGTCATGGGCAGAAGATCAGCCTAAAGAGGGTGCCGAGACCAAGCCTGTCAGCTTTCATTCTCAGATCAAGCCATTGCTGCAGTCTCGATGCTCAGGTTGCCACCAGGCGGCTAAATCTCAGGGCGAATACATTCTCACCGATTTTGCCAGCATGATGAAGCCGGGCGAAACCGGCACACCCTCAATCGTGCCCGGCAAGCCCGAAGCGAGCTACCTCATTTCGCAAATCCAGCGGAATGACAAAGGGCAGGCCGAAATGCCTAAAGGACTCCCCGCGCTTTCACAGGTTGAAATTGAGCTGATGTCGCGCTGGATTCGCGAGGGTGCCAAAGATGATTCACCACCTGCAGAACTGAGAATCTTCGATCAGGAGCATCCCCCCGTTTACAGTCGGCTCCCATTGATCACGTCGCTGGACTATTCCAAGGATGGCAAGCTTCTGGCAGTGGCAGGCTTCCATGAAGCCTTGATTCTCGATAGCACGACAGGTGCTGTTGTCGCTCGCTTGATTGGACAATCGGAACGTATTGAGACCGTCAGGTTCTCCCCTGATGGGACCCGAGTTCTCATCGTGGGTGGAAATCCCGGTCGTACTGGCGAATTCCAGATCTGGAAAACTTCAGACTGGTCGCTGGAAACCTCAGCCACGGTCACTTTCGATACTATTTATGGCGGAAGCTGGTCACCCGATGGAAAACTCGTCGCCCTGGGTGGGGCCGATAATTCTGTCCGAGCCTTCAATGCCGCCACGGGAGAGCAGGTTCTGTTTCAAGGGGCTCACAGTGATTGGGTGCGCGATACCGTCTTCAGCAAGGATGGCTCGCACTTGATTTCTGTCGGTCGCGATATGACGACCAAACTGACCGAAGTCGCCACTCAAAGATTCGTCGATAATGTCACTTCGATCACACCCGGAGCGCTCAAGGGTGGTATCCAGGCCATTGCCCGGCATCCCGAGCGTGATGAGATTATCGTGGGTGGATCCGACGGGATTGCCCGCGTGTACCGTGTCTTCCGCGTAACCAATCGCGTCATTGGTGATGATGCCAACCTCATCCGGCATATGCCCGCTCTGCCGGGAAGAATCTTCTCCGTGGCAGTCAGTCCCGATGGTCAGCGTTTTGCAGCAGCCTCTTCTCTCGATGGCCAGGGCCATTGGGCAATTTATGATTTCACGTTTGATACGTCACTGCCTGATGACATCAAAGCGATTAATCAGAAAGTGGTCACTTCCCGGTCAGCCGAAGAAAAAGAGAAGCTCGAAAAGTACCTCACGTTAAACACGAAAGTTCTGGCCCAGGGAAGCATGCCAGAAAGTTCGCTCTACTCACTCGCCTTTTCGCCGGATGGGCAGACTTTGGCAATTGGTGGAGCCGACGGTCTGCTCCGGCAGATGAACGCTACCAATGGCGAACAGGCGAAATCATTCCCAGTCGTCAATCTGGCGCAGAACGACCAGACGGCTTCCACAGGAGCCTCCCCAAAAAAGGTGGCACCAGCCGCGACATCGAGTCCGCAAGGGCCTTCCAGTCAGGAATCTTTGCCTTCTGGTCGCACGATTGTCTCGTTGTCGATGGCTCCGGAAAATCTGGAATTCACCAGCCGTTTTTCATCCGTGCAACTGCTGGTTTTTGCCAAACTGGATAACGGCGACGTGATCGATGGCACGCGCCTCGTCAAATATTCGACAAGTCAGGCACCCTTTGTTGTCGTCTCTCCCACCGGGCTGGTCGAACCTCGCGAGACCGGTGCAGGGGAACTCGTGATTCAGTGGGGCGAACTCTCTGTCAAGACTTCGGTCAAAGCCTATTGGCCAGCCCAGGAAAGCCCAGTCGACTTTGTGCGTGATGTAAATCCCGTGTTGTCAAAGCTGGGTTGCAATCAGGGAACCTGCCACGGAGCGGCTCAGGGGAAAAATGGTTTCAAGCTCTCCTTGCGAGGCTACGACCCGCTCTTTGATCTCCGGGGGTTCACCGACGATCTCGCTGGCCGCCGCATCAATCTGGCCTCACCTCAAGACAGCCTCATGCTCTTGAAGCCGACGATGGTGACTCCCCACGTCGGCGGACATCTGCTCAATCGGGACGAGATTTACTACTCCATTATCGAAAGCTGGATTGCTCAAGGTGCCAAACTCAATCTCTCGACACCACGAGTGACCTCCATCAGTCTGGAGCCCGAGAATCCCATTATCCAGAAAGTGGGTGGGCAGCAGCAGTTCCGTGTGATGGCCACCTATGCCGATGGAGCACGGCGGGACGTGACCCGCGAGTCATACATCGAGACGGGAAATATGGAAGTGGCGACTGCCAGCCGTTCGGGCCTCTTGACATCTCTGCGCCGCGGTGAAGCTCCCATTCTTGCCCGCTTTGAAGGAGCCTATGCCGCGACGACGCTCACTGTGATGGGCGATCGCACAGGATTTGTCTGGCAAACTCCGGAAAGTTGGAGTCGCATTGATGAACTCGTCGCCAACAAATGGGAGCGAATGAAGATTCAGCCCAGTGGGCTCTGCTCGGATTCTGAATTCCTCCGCCGTGTCTATCTCGACCTGACGGGCTTGCCACCAACTGCTGACAAGGTCAGGTCTTTCCTAGCAGACCCAAGGCCCACGCGTGTCAAACGCGACGAAGTGGTCGATCAACTCGTCGGGAGCCCGGATTATGTGGAATTCTGGACGAACAAGTGGGCCGATCTGCTGCAGGTCAATCGCAAGTTCCTCGGAGCCGAAGGTGCTGCCGCCTATCGGCAATGGATTCGCGAGCAGGTGGCTGGCAATCTTCCTTATGACGAATTCGCCCGCAGAGTTTTGACCGCCCAAGGTTCGAACAAAGACCAGCCCGCAGCCTCGTACTTCAAGATCTTGCGGACTCCCGAAGATGCCATGGAAAATACGACTCATTTGTTCCTGGCCATTCGCTTCAACTGCAACAAATGCCACGACCATCCCTTCGAAAAATGGACTCAGGATCAGTATTACGAAACTGCTGCCTATTTCGCCCAGATTGACCGCGAAAGAGATCCAGCCTCGGGTGATCGTCGGATAGGTGGAACGGCCGTCGAAGGGGCCACACCTCTCTACGAGATCATCAAAGATAAGTCCTCAGGCGATGTGATTCATGATCGCACCAAAGCGGTGGCACCACCTCGCTTCCCTTACGAAGTGAATGCCAGCTTGCCCGAGCAGGCATCGCGTCGCGAGCAGCTGGCCGGCTGGATGACATCCACAGACAACCGCTACTTCGCCAAAAGCTATGTGAACCGCTTGTGGGGTTACATGCTGGGTGTAGGGATCATTGAACCGATTGATGATATTCGCGCCGGGAACCCGCCAAGTAATCCCGAATTGCTCGATGAACTCACCCGCGAATTCCTTACTCACGGTTTTGACACTCAGCACATGATGCGGCTGATCTGCAAATCGCGCACATACCAGCTTTCTGTCGATGCCAACAAATGGAACGAAGACGACAAAATCAACTACTCGCACGCCATGGCTCGCCGCCTTCCTGCAGAAGTCCTCTATGATTCGATCTTCCGCGGGACAGGGGCCGTATCGAAGTTCCCTGGTGTGCCGGCAGGAGCGAGAGCTGCGTCTCTTCCCGATTCAGGAGTCGAGTTACCCAGTGGTTTCCTCAATACCTTTGGTCGCCCCACTCGTGAAAGTGCCTGTGAATGCGAGCGCAGCAGCGGATTGCAACTGGGCCCCGTGATGGCACTGATCAGTGGCCCCACAGTGGCCGAAGCGGTCGAAGACCCTGCTAACGAACTGGCCAAACTGACTCAGCAGATCACCGATGATAAGCAACTGATCAATGAAATCTTCCTCAGAATGGTCGGACGCCCTGCCACAGATGCCGAAGTCAATGCCGCTGTCGAGAGCATGAACCAGATTGCGGGTGATCATCGCAAGGTGGAAACTCTTTACCAGCAGCGCGAAGCCCAGTGGAAAGAAATCTTCGCTCGTCTGGAAGCTCAGCGTCTCGAACGCCTGGCACTCGCCGAAAAAGAGCTGCAAAGCTTTGAAGTCGAGTTTCTCCCGAAGCGTATGCAGGAGGAACAGCAGAGGCAGCAATCTTTGGCTCAACAACAGGAGGCCAGCCAGAAGCGCCGCGAAGAACTTAAAGAAACGCTCGTGAAAGACTGGAAATCACCAGTTCCCACCGAGCAGCTATCGTCTGCATGGCACACAGTTATACCTAAAGAGGCCAAATCGAGCCTGAACGCTACGCTCACCATCCAGCCCGATCAATCGATTCTCGCAGAATCAAAGCCCGGCAATAACCACCTCTACACCATTGTTGCCGAGACCCAGGTGCGCGGTATTACCGGCTTCCGTCTCGAGGCCCTGACCGACGTCAGGCTTCCTGCACGCGGTCCTGGTCTGGCACCTAGTGGCAACTTCGTACTGACAGAAATCGAAGTCGAAGCAGCACCCTTGGAAAAACCTAAACAAAAGAAGAAGCTCAAACTCAAGCGGGCCGTCGCCGATTTCTCACAGGAAAATTATGCGGTAGAAACAGCCTTCGACGGCAAACGGAATCCCAATAACAATGGCTGGGCAGTTGATCCAAAGGTGGGCCAGACTCACTGGGCTACCTTTGAATTCGAAGAACCCGTTGACTTCGAGGCTGGAACTCAACTCACGTTCCTGCTCGACCAGCGCTACACCGATGGTAAACATGCATTGGGTCGATTCCGGATCTCGCTCACGACCGCCTCCGTTCCGCTTCAGGTGGGCTTGCCACCTCTGGTCGAAATGGCCGTTTTGAATCCAGAAGCTCGCACACCAGAAATGCAGGCTGCCTTCGAAGAATTCATCATCGCTCAGGATGAAGCTCTTCGGAAAATTGAAGTCGAGATTGTCAGGCTGAGTTCTCCATTACCACCTGATCCCAAGCATGTCGCACTTCAGGAGGCCGTCGCGACAGCGAAACAGCCCATCCCGGAAGATCGTCTGCTCGTCGCACGCCGCACCGATAAGGACATGAGTACAAAGCAACTGGAGAATCTCCGGTTGACGATGGTGCAGGATGTCGCCTGGGCCCTCATTAACAGTCCCGAGTTCCTGTTCAACCATTAG